A part of Sulfurifustis variabilis genomic DNA contains:
- the ispD gene encoding 2-C-methyl-D-erythritol 4-phosphate cytidylyltransferase, translated as MSAATGIWGLVPAAGTGTRMKAALPKQYLPLLGRPVILHTLERLCGYARLQGVLVGISRDDVHWEKMRPVIFPRLMGTSEGGATRAATVLNALIVLAKTAREDDWVLVHDAVRPCIRHSDLDKLIDAVSADGEGGLLAMPLTDTVKRADAEGRVIETVPRQNLWRALTPQMFRLGSLRDALKRALADGVEVTDEAAAMERVGARPKVIEGRADNIKITLPADLVLAELYLKQQGPAP; from the coding sequence GTGTCCGCGGCGACAGGCATCTGGGGCCTCGTTCCCGCGGCCGGGACGGGGACCCGCATGAAGGCGGCCCTCCCCAAGCAGTACCTCCCGCTGCTCGGCCGGCCTGTTATCCTCCATACGCTCGAACGACTGTGTGGCTACGCGCGCCTGCAGGGCGTGCTCGTCGGCATATCGCGCGACGACGTCCATTGGGAGAAGATGCGGCCCGTGATCTTTCCCAGGTTGATGGGGACTTCGGAAGGCGGCGCGACGCGCGCCGCGACCGTGCTGAACGCGCTCATCGTCCTGGCCAAGACCGCGCGCGAGGACGACTGGGTGCTGGTTCACGATGCGGTGCGTCCCTGCATTCGCCATTCGGATCTCGATAAGCTGATCGATGCCGTTTCGGCGGATGGCGAAGGAGGCCTGCTCGCCATGCCGCTCACCGACACGGTCAAGCGCGCGGATGCCGAAGGCCGCGTGATCGAGACGGTTCCCCGGCAGAATCTCTGGCGCGCGCTCACTCCTCAGATGTTCCGTCTCGGGTCCCTGCGCGACGCGCTTAAGCGCGCGCTGGCGGATGGCGTGGAGGTCACCGACGAAGCCGCCGCGATGGAGCGGGTCGGCGCGCGCCCGAAAGTGATCGAGGGACGGGCCGACAACATCAAGATCACGCTTCCCGCCGACCTCGTGCTCGCCGAGCTCTACCTTAAGCAGCAGGGGCCCGCGCCATGA
- a CDS encoding CarD family transcriptional regulator, which translates to MAAKRPRFKVGDTVFYPSAGVGVIQAVEEIYVADDFRPCLVIHIPETKMTVKVPEDNVEKCGIRPLLNNRKLKDLYKVLSAKSSKRVTGGNWAERCKEIERKINTGSYLEIGEVVRDLMRWKKQSGLSFEESMLLETASGYLAREIAAVQGMTTEAAINQIRDCIGVNGTS; encoded by the coding sequence ATGGCTGCGAAACGCCCTCGCTTCAAAGTCGGCGATACCGTGTTTTATCCCTCGGCCGGTGTGGGCGTGATCCAGGCAGTCGAAGAAATCTACGTCGCCGACGATTTCAGGCCGTGCCTGGTCATCCATATCCCGGAGACCAAGATGACGGTAAAGGTCCCCGAGGACAACGTGGAGAAGTGCGGCATCCGCCCGCTCCTCAACAACCGCAAGCTGAAAGACCTCTACAAGGTGCTGTCCGCGAAGAGCAGCAAGCGCGTCACCGGCGGCAACTGGGCCGAGCGCTGCAAGGAGATCGAGCGCAAGATCAACACCGGCTCGTACCTTGAGATCGGCGAGGTGGTGCGCGATCTTATGCGCTGGAAGAAGCAGTCGGGGCTGTCGTTCGAAGAGTCCATGCTGCTCGAGACCGCGAGCGGCTATCTCGCCCGCGAGATCGCGGCGGTGCAGGGCATGACGACCGAGGCGGCCATCAACCAGATCCGCGACTGCATCGGCGTGAACGGCACCAGCTAG
- the mfd gene encoding transcription-repair coupling factor — MSSPLSASEKIVSASPLDPVLPSSPGERLAWTRLLGSARGLALAMAAARHRGPLLVVTRSVSEANQLEDEIRFYRTDPALPVLPFPDWECLPYDIFSPHQELVSQRLSTLYRLPGLSRGVVIAAVSTLLYRLAPREYVAGHSLMLSAGERLDLDPFREQLVRSGYHAVSQVMEPGEYAVRGGLVDLYPVGAPRPYRIDLFGDTVDSIREFDPETQRSGASLSSVQLLPAREYPLTESAIQRFRQTFRARFEGDPQKVGIYRDVSKGIAPAGAEFFLPLFFERTASLFDYLPGSGVCVLEDGTEQAAADFLREARGRYEQLRYDVERPLLPPEEIFIGPEAFDASLKGYPCVTLRDFSSEAASSGKTVDYGTAAPAELRVDHHSAKPYGSLYDYVDAYAGRALIVAETAGRRETLHALLQDHGLDVRDVAGWAEFLKSDARLGLTAAPLDRGLALTDPAIAVIAESQLYGERAVQRRRRQKAERDPAAIIRSLAELQVGDAVVHEDHGVGRYLGLQTIDVGDGPTEFICLEYADGDKLYLPILSLHLITRYTGTDPEQAPLHKLGGEAWEKAKRRALEKAYDAAAELLEVYALRAARKGHAFNARDVTYHGFAESFPFEETPDQARAIDEVMRDMETEKPMDRLVCGDVGFGKTEVAMRAAFLAVHGGKQVAVLVPTTLLAAQHYQNFKDRFAGTPYRVELLSRFRSASEAMEVLEGLKAGKVDIVIGTHRLLQTDVRFDRLGLLILDEEHRFGVRQKERLKQLRAEVDILTLTATPIPRTLNMALANLRDISIIATAPEGRLAIKTLVAEWNRDLIREACLREIRRGGQVYYLHNEVRTIERAARELKELIPEAEIGVAHGQMPERELERVMLDFYHRRYNILVCSTIIESGIDVPTANTIVIERADKFGLAQLHQLRGRVGRSHHRAYAYLLIPGRNAITADARKRLEAIESLEELGAGFALASHDLEIRGAGELLGEQQSGEIDEVGFALYSELLERAVRSLRAGEKLPAKTESREVEINLHAPALLPENYLPDVHMRLVLYKRIASAESLEALQTLQEEIVDRFGVLPEAGKRLFKAAELKVRAAPLGIKKVDAGAKGARIEFVEKPPIDPGAIIRLLQSAPRTYRLDGPNRLRILTEMPDPESRVKTITKLFDTLAPARVEKEELRA; from the coding sequence ATGAGTTCCCCGCTGTCGGCATCGGAAAAAATCGTTTCGGCCTCGCCACTTGATCCGGTTTTGCCCTCCTCACCGGGGGAGCGGCTGGCCTGGACGCGGCTTCTAGGAAGCGCGCGGGGACTCGCGCTCGCCATGGCGGCCGCGCGCCATCGCGGGCCCCTGCTCGTGGTTACCCGCAGCGTCAGCGAGGCGAACCAGCTCGAAGACGAAATCCGGTTCTACCGCACCGATCCCGCGCTTCCGGTGCTGCCCTTCCCGGACTGGGAATGCCTGCCTTACGACATCTTCTCCCCGCACCAGGAGCTCGTTTCGCAGCGCCTTTCGACGCTCTACCGGTTGCCCGGGCTGTCGCGCGGTGTGGTGATCGCCGCCGTCTCGACGCTCCTTTACCGCCTCGCCCCGCGCGAGTACGTGGCCGGCCACAGCCTGATGCTCTCGGCCGGCGAACGGCTCGACCTCGACCCGTTCCGGGAGCAGCTCGTCCGGTCGGGTTACCACGCCGTCTCCCAGGTGATGGAGCCGGGCGAGTACGCGGTCCGCGGCGGGCTCGTGGACCTCTACCCGGTGGGCGCTCCCAGGCCGTACCGCATCGATCTCTTCGGCGACACGGTCGACTCGATCCGGGAGTTCGATCCCGAGACCCAGCGCTCCGGCGCGTCGCTCTCGTCCGTGCAGCTCCTGCCCGCGCGGGAGTACCCGCTCACGGAATCGGCGATCCAGCGGTTCCGCCAGACGTTCCGCGCCCGGTTCGAGGGGGACCCGCAGAAAGTCGGGATCTACCGGGACGTGAGCAAAGGCATCGCGCCGGCCGGCGCGGAATTCTTCCTGCCGCTTTTCTTCGAGCGCACGGCGTCGCTCTTCGATTACCTCCCCGGGTCCGGCGTCTGCGTACTCGAGGACGGCACGGAGCAGGCCGCGGCCGACTTTCTGCGCGAAGCGCGAGGCCGCTACGAGCAGCTTCGGTACGACGTGGAGCGCCCGCTGTTGCCGCCCGAGGAGATCTTCATCGGCCCGGAAGCGTTCGACGCCTCGCTGAAGGGGTACCCCTGCGTGACGCTCCGCGACTTCTCGAGCGAGGCCGCCTCCTCCGGCAAGACCGTCGACTACGGCACGGCCGCTCCGGCGGAGCTGCGCGTCGATCACCACAGCGCAAAACCCTACGGCAGCCTGTACGACTACGTGGACGCCTATGCCGGCCGCGCGCTCATCGTCGCCGAGACCGCCGGTCGCCGGGAGACCCTGCACGCCCTGCTCCAGGACCACGGCCTCGACGTCCGGGACGTGGCCGGCTGGGCGGAGTTCCTGAAGAGCGACGCGCGACTCGGCCTCACGGCGGCGCCCCTCGATCGCGGCCTGGCCCTCACCGACCCGGCCATCGCGGTCATCGCCGAATCGCAGCTCTACGGCGAGCGGGCCGTGCAGCGGCGCCGGCGGCAGAAAGCGGAGCGCGATCCGGCCGCGATCATCCGCAGCCTCGCCGAGCTGCAGGTCGGCGACGCCGTCGTCCACGAAGACCACGGCGTCGGTCGTTACCTCGGCCTGCAGACCATCGACGTGGGGGACGGGCCGACCGAGTTCATCTGCCTCGAGTACGCCGACGGCGACAAGCTGTATCTGCCGATCCTGTCGCTGCACCTCATCACGCGCTACACCGGCACCGACCCGGAACAGGCGCCGCTGCACAAGCTGGGCGGCGAGGCGTGGGAGAAGGCCAAGCGACGCGCCCTCGAGAAGGCCTACGACGCGGCGGCGGAGCTGCTCGAGGTCTACGCCCTGCGCGCGGCGCGCAAGGGGCACGCGTTCAACGCCCGCGATGTCACTTATCACGGCTTTGCCGAATCGTTCCCCTTCGAAGAGACGCCCGACCAGGCGCGCGCAATCGACGAGGTCATGCGCGACATGGAGACCGAGAAGCCCATGGACCGGCTCGTGTGCGGAGACGTGGGCTTCGGCAAGACCGAGGTGGCGATGCGCGCGGCGTTCCTCGCCGTTCACGGCGGGAAGCAGGTGGCGGTGCTGGTGCCGACGACCCTGCTCGCGGCGCAGCACTATCAGAACTTCAAGGACCGCTTTGCCGGCACCCCCTACCGCGTCGAGCTGCTCTCCCGCTTCCGCAGCGCCTCCGAGGCGATGGAGGTGCTCGAGGGCCTCAAGGCCGGCAAGGTCGACATCGTCATCGGCACGCACCGCCTGCTGCAGACCGACGTGCGTTTCGACCGGCTCGGGCTGCTCATTCTCGACGAGGAGCACCGCTTCGGCGTGCGGCAGAAAGAGCGGCTCAAGCAGCTGCGCGCCGAGGTCGACATCCTGACGCTCACCGCCACCCCCATCCCGCGCACGCTCAACATGGCGCTCGCGAACCTGCGGGACATCTCGATCATCGCGACCGCCCCCGAGGGTCGGCTCGCGATCAAGACGCTCGTCGCCGAGTGGAACCGGGACCTGATCCGCGAGGCCTGCCTGCGCGAGATCCGCCGGGGCGGCCAGGTGTACTACCTGCACAACGAAGTCCGCACCATCGAGCGCGCCGCGCGCGAGCTGAAGGAGCTGATTCCCGAGGCGGAGATCGGCGTCGCCCACGGCCAGATGCCCGAGCGCGAGCTCGAGCGCGTCATGCTCGACTTCTACCACCGGCGCTACAACATCCTGGTCTGCTCGACGATCATCGAGTCCGGCATCGACGTGCCGACGGCGAACACGATCGTCATCGAGCGCGCCGACAAGTTCGGGCTGGCGCAGCTGCACCAGCTTCGCGGGCGCGTCGGGCGCTCGCATCACCGTGCCTACGCGTACCTGCTGATTCCCGGACGCAACGCGATCACGGCCGACGCCCGCAAGCGGCTGGAGGCGATCGAGTCGCTGGAGGAGCTCGGGGCGGGCTTCGCGCTGGCCTCGCATGACCTGGAGATCCGCGGCGCCGGCGAGCTGCTGGGCGAGCAGCAGAGCGGCGAGATCGACGAAGTGGGCTTCGCGCTGTATTCGGAATTGCTCGAGCGCGCGGTGCGGTCGCTGCGGGCGGGCGAAAAGCTGCCGGCGAAGACGGAGTCGCGGGAGGTCGAGATCAACCTGCACGCGCCCGCACTGTTGCCGGAAAATTACCTACCCGACGTGCACATGCGGCTCGTGCTCTACAAGCGCATCGCGAGCGCCGAGAGCCTGGAGGCGCTGCAGACTCTTCAGGAAGAGATCGTCGACCGGTTCGGGGTGTTGCCCGAGGCGGGGAAACGCCTGTTCAAGGCGGCCGAGCTCAAGGTCCGCGCGGCGCCGCTCGGCATCAAGAAGGTCGACGCCGGAGCGAAGGGTGCGCGTATCGAGTTCGTCGAGAAGCCTCCGATCGACCCGGGCGCCATCATCCGGCTGCTGCAGTCCGCGCCGCGCACCTATCGACTCGACGGCCCGAACCGCCTGCGCATCCTCACCGAGATGCCCGATCCCGAATCGCGGGTCAAGACGATCACAAAGCTTTTCGACACCTTGGCGCCCGCCAGGGTCGAAAAAGAGGAGCTGAGAGCGTAG
- the def gene encoding peptide deformylase codes for MAVRRVLKMGEPVLYRRAEPVKEFGTPELDRLIEDMFDTMAAYNGAGLAAPQIGVSLRLVIFGVKANPRYPQAEPVPETILINPVIHPIGNEQEEGWEGCLSVPGMRGLVGRHRTIRYTGYDRHGAPIDRTVSGFHARVVQHECDHIDGVLYPMRLKDLRLLGYEDVLFPELEKKSAPAAEAEL; via the coding sequence ATGGCCGTCAGAAGAGTGCTGAAGATGGGCGAGCCGGTGCTGTACCGGCGGGCGGAGCCGGTCAAGGAGTTCGGTACGCCGGAGCTCGACAGGCTGATCGAGGACATGTTCGACACCATGGCGGCGTACAACGGCGCCGGGCTCGCGGCCCCGCAGATCGGCGTCTCGCTGCGCCTGGTCATCTTCGGCGTCAAGGCCAATCCGCGCTACCCGCAGGCGGAGCCGGTTCCCGAAACCATACTGATCAATCCGGTCATCCACCCGATCGGCAACGAACAGGAGGAAGGCTGGGAGGGGTGCCTGAGCGTCCCGGGCATGCGGGGTCTCGTCGGCCGCCATCGAACGATCCGCTATACTGGCTACGACCGCCACGGCGCCCCGATCGATCGGACCGTCTCGGGATTCCACGCCCGCGTGGTCCAGCACGAGTGCGATCACATCGACGGGGTGCTCTACCCGATGCGGCTCAAGGATCTGAGACTGCTCGGGTACGAGGACGTGCTATTCCCGGAGCTGGAGAAGAAATCCGCCCCGGCGGCGGAGGCAGAACTATAA
- a CDS encoding CsiV family protein translates to MATLTAHAVTTSPPVPSYDIEVLVFEMRLPEYEGAELWTTDNLKPVDTADAVVAGETPVASELSNAATAIRSDPRFRVLLHKRWTQPAEARSASKPVLLSTGDRELDGTLRFYIARFLHLEMNLTFQPLALVQTAFPAESQAFQINEQRRIKTQELHYFDHPKFGAIVRVVPTGKG, encoded by the coding sequence TTGGCCACGCTCACCGCGCACGCCGTGACGACGAGCCCGCCCGTGCCGAGCTACGACATCGAGGTGCTGGTGTTCGAGATGCGGCTGCCCGAATACGAGGGGGCCGAGCTCTGGACCACCGACAACCTGAAGCCGGTGGACACCGCCGACGCGGTTGTCGCCGGCGAGACGCCGGTCGCCTCCGAGCTCTCCAACGCCGCCACCGCCATTCGCTCCGACCCCCGGTTCCGGGTTCTGCTGCACAAGCGCTGGACCCAGCCGGCCGAGGCGCGCTCCGCGAGCAAGCCCGTCCTGCTCAGCACCGGCGACCGCGAGCTCGACGGCACGCTGCGTTTCTATATCGCCCGATTCCTGCATCTGGAGATGAACCTCACCTTCCAGCCGCTGGCGCTCGTGCAGACGGCCTTCCCGGCCGAATCGCAGGCCTTCCAGATCAACGAGCAGCGCCGGATCAAGACGCAGGAGCTGCACTACTTCGATCATCCCAAGTTCGGGGCGATCGTACGCGTGGTGCCGACGGGGAAGGGATAG
- a CDS encoding NAD-dependent epimerase/dehydratase family protein yields MTSSASRRILVTGATGFIGSRLVSSLLGRGDAVIAMVRGTAAEGRLPADVERRRGDLGIPASLRGACEGADAVMHLASRAESEDRRGSDEEEAHRQVTVEGTRRLLAEARAAGVRRFVFMSSVKAMGEGGADCLDEATEPHPVSAYGRAKLAAEALVAQAGREGMETVVLRLPMVYGPNPKGSLVRMIAAVDAGRFPPLPEVGNRRSMVHVEDAVTALLLAAGHERAPGHLYIVTDGLYYSTRQIYLAICRALGRTPPSWTVPKAVLQAGARMGDALERLTGKRLPLNGEALEKLLGSACYRSDRIARDLDFRPAVTLEQALPEMVRMVASRRP; encoded by the coding sequence ATGACCTCTTCCGCGTCACGCCGGATTCTTGTTACGGGTGCCACGGGGTTCATCGGCAGCCGTCTCGTTTCCAGCCTTCTCGGTCGCGGCGACGCGGTGATCGCCATGGTGCGGGGAACGGCCGCCGAGGGCCGGCTGCCGGCGGACGTCGAGCGGCGCCGGGGTGACCTCGGGATCCCGGCGTCGTTGCGCGGCGCCTGCGAAGGCGCAGACGCCGTCATGCATCTCGCGAGCCGGGCGGAATCCGAAGACAGGCGGGGGTCGGATGAGGAAGAAGCGCACCGGCAGGTGACCGTCGAAGGGACCCGGCGCCTGCTCGCCGAGGCGCGGGCCGCCGGCGTGCGGCGGTTCGTGTTCATGAGCAGCGTCAAGGCGATGGGGGAAGGCGGGGCAGACTGCCTGGACGAGGCGACCGAGCCGCACCCGGTTTCGGCTTACGGGCGGGCCAAGCTCGCGGCCGAGGCGCTCGTGGCGCAGGCCGGGCGCGAAGGGATGGAAACCGTCGTGCTGCGCCTCCCGATGGTGTACGGCCCGAACCCGAAAGGAAGCCTCGTGCGCATGATCGCCGCCGTCGATGCGGGCCGCTTCCCGCCCTTGCCCGAAGTCGGAAACCGTCGCTCCATGGTGCACGTGGAGGACGCCGTCACGGCGCTCCTGCTCGCTGCCGGACACGAGCGCGCGCCCGGCCACCTTTATATAGTCACGGACGGCCTGTACTACTCCACCCGCCAAATCTATCTGGCGATCTGTCGCGCGCTCGGCCGCACCCCGCCGTCCTGGACCGTCCCGAAGGCGGTGTTACAAGCGGGGGCGCGCATGGGCGACGCCCTCGAACGGTTGACGGGCAAACGACTGCCGCTCAACGGCGAGGCGCTCGAAAAACTCCTCGGCTCGGCGTGTTACCGGTCCGACAGGATCGCGCGAGACCTGGACTTCCGACCCGCCGTCACCCTCGAGCAGGCGCTGCCGGAAATGGTGCGCATGGTCGCGAGCCGGCGTCCCTGA
- a CDS encoding GDP-L-fucose synthase family protein, which translates to MQPASKVYVAGHRGLVGSALLRRLHAGGYENIVTRTHAELDLIGQAAVDAFFARERPEYVLLAAAKVGGILANDTYRADFIYRNLMIGANVIHAAWRHGVRKLLFLGSSCIYPKLAPQPLKEEYLLTGPLEPTNEPYAVAKIAGIKMCAAYNRQYGTDFFSVMPTNLYGPGDNYDLESSHVLPALIRKMHEAKARGDREVTIWGTGTPRREFLYSDDLADACIFLLERYGAAEIGELINIGVGEDLTIHDLARLVGDVVGFRGEIVLDSSKPDGTPRKILDVTRLHRLGWKARTNLPEGIRRAYDDFLASHAGS; encoded by the coding sequence ATGCAGCCCGCGAGCAAGGTTTACGTCGCCGGCCATCGCGGCCTCGTGGGCTCGGCCCTGCTCAGGCGCCTGCACGCGGGCGGCTACGAGAACATCGTCACCCGCACCCACGCGGAGCTCGACCTGATCGGCCAGGCGGCCGTCGACGCGTTCTTCGCCCGGGAGCGGCCGGAATACGTGCTCCTCGCGGCAGCGAAGGTGGGCGGCATCCTCGCGAACGACACCTACCGCGCCGACTTCATCTACCGGAACCTCATGATCGGCGCCAACGTGATACACGCCGCCTGGCGGCACGGTGTCCGGAAGCTGCTGTTCCTGGGTTCGAGCTGCATCTACCCGAAGCTCGCCCCCCAGCCCCTGAAGGAAGAGTACCTGCTGACGGGTCCGCTGGAACCGACCAACGAGCCGTATGCCGTCGCCAAGATCGCCGGCATCAAGATGTGCGCGGCCTACAATCGCCAGTACGGCACCGACTTCTTTTCCGTGATGCCCACCAACCTGTACGGTCCGGGCGACAACTACGACCTGGAATCATCGCATGTCCTGCCCGCCCTCATCCGGAAAATGCACGAAGCGAAGGCGCGCGGCGACCGGGAGGTCACGATCTGGGGAACCGGCACGCCGCGCCGCGAGTTCCTCTACAGCGACGACCTCGCCGATGCGTGCATCTTCCTGCTCGAGCGGTACGGCGCCGCCGAAATCGGCGAGCTGATCAACATCGGGGTGGGGGAGGACCTCACCATTCATGACCTCGCGCGGCTCGTCGGCGACGTGGTCGGCTTCCGGGGCGAGATCGTCCTGGATTCCTCCAAGCCCGACGGGACGCCGCGAAAGATACTCGACGTGACTCGCCTGCACCGGCTCGGCTGGAAGGCCAGGACGAATCTTCCGGAAGGCATACGAAGGGCATACGACGATTTTCTCGCCAGTCACGCCGGATCGTAA
- the gmd gene encoding GDP-mannose 4,6-dehydratase: MKKALITGITGQDGAYLAEFLLHKGYEVHGIKRRTSLFNTDRIDHLYQDPHVPGRRLVLHYGDMTDSSSLIRVVQQVQPDEIYNLAAQSHVQVSFEEPEYTADSDALGALRLLEAIRILGLEKKSRYYQASTSELYGKVRETPQKETTPFYPRSPYAAAKLYAYWITVNYREAYGLYACNGILFNHESPIRGETFVTRKITRGLARIHLGLQDCLYMGNLDARRDWGHARDYVEAQWLILQQPQPDDFVIATGEQYSVRDFLNAAAGELGFDLRWEGSGANEKGVVSGIAAGSKTALKRGQVVVRIDPRYFRPTEVETLLGDPTKARETLGWSPKVGFRELVAEMVSADLKAAERDALVKRHGYAAYDYRE, encoded by the coding sequence ATGAAGAAAGCGCTGATCACGGGCATCACCGGACAGGACGGTGCGTACCTCGCCGAGTTCCTGCTGCACAAGGGTTACGAGGTGCACGGAATCAAGCGCCGCACGTCGCTCTTCAACACGGATCGCATCGACCACCTGTATCAGGACCCACACGTGCCGGGCCGCCGGCTCGTCCTGCATTACGGGGACATGACGGATTCGAGCAGCCTGATCCGCGTCGTGCAGCAGGTGCAGCCGGACGAGATATACAACCTTGCCGCGCAGAGCCACGTGCAGGTCTCGTTCGAAGAGCCGGAGTACACGGCGGATTCCGACGCGCTCGGCGCGCTGCGGCTGCTGGAGGCGATACGTATCCTCGGGCTGGAGAAGAAATCGCGCTACTACCAGGCGTCGACGTCGGAGCTCTACGGCAAGGTGCGGGAGACCCCGCAGAAGGAGACGACGCCGTTCTATCCGCGTTCGCCGTACGCCGCGGCCAAGCTCTACGCGTACTGGATCACGGTGAACTACCGCGAGGCGTACGGCCTCTATGCCTGCAACGGCATCCTCTTCAATCACGAGTCCCCGATCCGCGGCGAGACCTTCGTGACGCGCAAGATCACGCGCGGACTCGCCCGTATACACCTGGGACTCCAGGACTGCCTCTACATGGGCAACCTCGACGCGCGGCGCGACTGGGGGCATGCTCGGGATTATGTAGAGGCGCAATGGCTCATCCTTCAGCAGCCACAGCCGGACGACTTCGTCATCGCGACGGGCGAGCAGTACTCGGTGCGGGATTTCCTGAATGCCGCCGCCGGGGAGCTCGGATTCGACCTGCGCTGGGAGGGCAGCGGCGCGAACGAAAAGGGCGTCGTCTCCGGGATCGCGGCGGGGAGCAAGACCGCGCTGAAGCGCGGGCAGGTCGTCGTGCGCATCGATCCGCGTTATTTCCGGCCGACCGAGGTCGAAACACTCCTCGGAGATCCGACGAAAGCCAGGGAGACCCTCGGCTGGTCACCCAAGGTCGGCTTCCGCGAGCTCGTGGCGGAGATGGTAAGCGCGGATCTCAAGGCCGCCGAGCGCGACGCGCTCGTGAAGCGCCACGGCTACGCCGCCTACGACTATCGCGAGTAG
- a CDS encoding S-methyl-5'-thioinosine phosphorylase encodes MTAVAIIGGSGLTQLKDLKITRREVMRTPYGEPSAPLVHGELGGSEVVFLPRHGQSHTIPPHDINYRANIWAIRQIGVECVVAVNAVGGISPGYLTPTTLVVPDQIVDYTWGRAHTFFGSEHRKVTHVDFTEPYCPGMRRALLEAGRRAGMALLEGGTYGATQGPRFESAAEIRRMERDGCDVVGMTGMPEAGLARELGLCYASVAVIVNPAAGKAQGEISLSEIDKYLKTGMARVRELLEAAIPLVGSGR; translated from the coding sequence ATGACCGCCGTTGCCATCATCGGCGGCAGCGGACTCACCCAGCTCAAGGACCTCAAGATCACCCGCCGGGAGGTCATGCGCACGCCGTACGGCGAGCCCTCGGCGCCGCTCGTGCACGGGGAGCTGGGCGGGAGCGAAGTCGTCTTCCTTCCGCGCCACGGGCAGAGCCACACCATTCCGCCGCACGACATCAACTATCGCGCGAACATCTGGGCGATCAGGCAGATCGGCGTCGAGTGCGTCGTCGCCGTCAACGCGGTGGGCGGAATCTCGCCCGGCTACCTGACGCCGACCACGCTGGTCGTGCCGGACCAGATCGTCGACTACACGTGGGGCCGGGCGCACACCTTCTTCGGCAGCGAGCACCGGAAAGTGACGCACGTGGATTTCACCGAACCGTACTGCCCCGGGATGCGGCGTGCGCTGCTCGAGGCCGGCCGGCGGGCGGGCATGGCGCTGCTCGAAGGCGGGACCTATGGCGCGACGCAGGGCCCGCGGTTCGAGTCGGCGGCCGAGATCCGCCGGATGGAACGCGACGGCTGCGACGTCGTCGGCATGACCGGAATGCCGGAGGCCGGGCTCGCGCGCGAGTTGGGACTCTGCTATGCCTCGGTCGCCGTGATCGTCAATCCCGCCGCCGGCAAGGCGCAAGGCGAGATCAGCCTGAGCGAGATCGACAAGTACCTGAAGACGGGCATGGCCCGGGTTCGCGAATTGCTCGAGGCGGCGATTCCGCTCGTGGGGTCCGGCCGATAA
- a CDS encoding hypoxanthine-guanine phosphoribosyltransferase, with amino-acid sequence MKAISAQQAWEVLRQADCLYPADAVEAALDRMAQAITARLGHEDPLLVCIMTGGVVPFGKLLPRLQFPFEIDYVHATRYAGRLQGDQLQWRAGPTQPARDRVVLLVDDILDEGATLAGIEARYRTEGARDVLKAVLVVKQRTRICDVSVEFVGLDVPDRYVFGYGMDYKGYLRNAHGIYAERLPT; translated from the coding sequence TTGAAAGCGATCAGCGCGCAGCAGGCCTGGGAGGTGCTGCGACAGGCCGACTGCCTTTATCCCGCCGATGCGGTCGAAGCGGCGCTCGACCGCATGGCCCAGGCCATCACCGCGCGACTCGGCCACGAGGATCCGCTCCTGGTCTGCATCATGACCGGCGGGGTCGTTCCTTTCGGCAAGCTCCTTCCCCGCCTGCAGTTCCCCTTCGAGATCGACTACGTGCACGCCACCCGCTATGCCGGGCGGCTCCAGGGCGACCAACTGCAGTGGCGCGCGGGTCCGACGCAGCCGGCGCGGGACCGCGTCGTGCTCCTCGTCGACGACATCCTGGACGAAGGCGCCACGCTGGCGGGCATCGAGGCGCGCTACCGGACGGAGGGTGCGCGCGACGTGCTCAAGGCCGTGCTGGTGGTCAAGCAACGAACCCGTATCTGCGACGTGAGCGTCGAGTTCGTCGGACTCGACGTCCCCGACCGGTACGTGTTCGGGTACGGCATGGACTACAAGGGCTACCTGAGAAACGCGCACGGCATCTACGCGGAGCGGTTGCCGACATGA
- a CDS encoding DsrE/DsrF/DrsH-like family protein, translated as MADKLMIVMVNTDPTSPSELGAPFFQATVAAAMEYEVEVILTARAGELAIKGVAEKLRVQEGSPKTVYDFIKDAHEAGVKFKVCTPTLELWGNELIPEVEETVGGAYVISQAMDDDVVTFTY; from the coding sequence ATGGCGGACAAGCTCATGATCGTGATGGTGAACACCGACCCGACCAGTCCGTCGGAGCTCGGCGCGCCGTTCTTCCAGGCGACCGTGGCGGCCGCGATGGAGTACGAGGTGGAGGTGATACTCACCGCGCGGGCCGGAGAGCTGGCGATCAAGGGCGTCGCGGAGAAGCTCCGGGTTCAGGAAGGCAGCCCGAAGACGGTGTACGACTTCATCAAGGATGCCCACGAGGCGGGGGTGAAGTTCAAGGTGTGCACCCCGACGCTCGAGCTCTGGGGCAACGAGCTGATCCCGGAGGTCGAGGAGACGGTGGGAGGCGCCTACGTCATCAGCCAGGCGATGGACGATGACGTCGTGACCTTCACGTACTAG